ACCGCTTGCAGTGAGCGCGCCAGGTTGTCGCCGCCGGCCATTTCCAGCACATGCTCGGCGCCGCGTCCGCCGGTGAGTTCCAGCACTGCGGTGTGCCAGTCCGGCACGCGCCCGCGGTGGATGCCATGGGTCGCGCCCAACTCAACGGCACGCGCAATTTTTTCATCGCTGCTGCTGGTGATGATCACGCGGGCGCCGTGGGCCGCCGCCAGTTGCACGGCAAACAGCGACACGCCGCCGGTGCCTTGCACCACGACAGTCTGGCCGGCGTGCAGGTGGCCGAGTTCAACCAGGGCCATCCAGGCGGTCAACCCCGCCACGGGCAAGGTGCTGGCTTGAGCAGCGCTCAGCGAGCGTGGCGCCAGTACGCACCACTCGGCGGGTGTGGCCACGTATTCGGCGAGCATGCCGGGGATCGGACCGCCTTGTGGCGGTGCCTCGGCCCAGGACAAGGGCTGGCCATCGACCCAGCCGGCAAAGAAGCTCGACAGCACCTGGTCGCCCATTTTGAAGCGTTGCACGCCCTCGCCCACCGCCACCACCGTGCCCGTCATGTCCGAGGCCGGGGTGAAGGGAAATTGCAGGCTGGCGCCCATGCCGTTTTCCGCCACTTCGGCATCACGGTAGTTGAGCGATACCGCCGCAACGCGCACCAGCACTTCCCCGGCCTTGGCGACCGGTCGCGGCACGCGGGCCAGGTGCAAGGTGTGAAGACCAAAGCTCGGGATTTCCCAGCGCTGCATCATGTCGGTCATGTTCAAGTCTCTCGTGAAGGATTTGGCGCAAGGATAAGAACCGCGCTTCACGGGATTAAGTAGGGGGCAGTTCCTGTGTCTACGGAGCTTTCATTCCGCAATGCCGGCAATTGCGCTAGGGTAGCGGCACTTCCCGTCGCCAATCGGTGCATCGATGGACAGCCTCACCACCCTTAATGCCTTTGTGCAGGTCGCCCACACCCACAGTTTTGTCGGCGCCGGCCGTGTGCTGGGCATCACTGCAT
The genomic region above belongs to Pseudomonas azotoformans and contains:
- a CDS encoding zinc-dependent alcohol dehydrogenase family protein, whose product is MTDMMQRWEIPSFGLHTLHLARVPRPVAKAGEVLVRVAAVSLNYRDAEVAENGMGASLQFPFTPASDMTGTVVAVGEGVQRFKMGDQVLSSFFAGWVDGQPLSWAEAPPQGGPIPGMLAEYVATPAEWCVLAPRSLSAAQASTLPVAGLTAWMALVELGHLHAGQTVVVQGTGGVSLFAVQLAAAHGARVIITSSSDEKIARAVELGATHGIHRGRVPDWHTAVLELTGGRGAEHVLEMAGGDNLARSLQAVANGGRISVIGLLESDQLSAPLMSLLAKRASIVGVAVGPRRALEDLIRMVDRHTLAPVIDHTYRFTEVPQAFAHLQRGAFGKVVIEVSP